The Verrucomicrobiota bacterium nucleotide sequence AACCGGGGTACAAGAGGAGTTATCGCTGTTGGGTGCCCTACTGTGGAGGAGGCAACCACCAGCACGGCACAGCCTACGTGCACGACTACCCGGGCATGGACATCGTGAACACCCCCACGATTGGCATGGGCGGCGGAGTGGCGCACGAGTTCGGGCACGCGCTCGGTCTCCCGCACAACAGAGAGACGGACGAACAGCGCGCGCAGCTCGGGCACGCATTGATGGGCAACGGCAACGAGCGTTTCTCCGCGCCCCGTATTGGGGAAGGGAAGGGCGCATTTCTGTCGAAGGCGCATGCGACCGCGCTCTCGTCTCACCCGTTGTTCAGACGCGACACGACGGACATCGACGTCAAGCCCGAGGTTCGATTCTCTGATATTGCATTTACCCGGGGCGAGGGTGAATACATCGTCAGCGGTCACGTCGAGTCGTCGCCGGCTCCCTATGCCGTGCTCGCCTATCATGACGACAAGGCAATCGGAATGGACTACGAAGCGACGAGCTGGGTCGCAGACTTCGACAAAGACGGACGCTTCGAGGTTCACGTGGGACAGCTCAAGCCCGGCCCGTTTGAGTTGCGGCTCCGCGCCTACATGGTCAACGGCGATCACCGTCAGTTGGGATATGGTTTCGAGATCGGGCCATCGCTCGAGATCCCGATCGCCGAGCTGAATCGGCAGACGCTGTACGAGCTCTACGCCAAGCCGGCCATCACGGCTCGCGATACCGGCGCGCTGCTTACCGCGATCGAGAAGCTCGCGGGTGTCTACGACATCTACTATCGTCGGGCCAGAGCATACTACGACCAGCTGACACGCCCCCGGCCCGAGCCGAAGAGACTCGCCGATCTCCCGGACTCGGTGAGCCAAGTGCCACTTTCATCGGTCAGTTGGGAATCGGCGACGGTCGGGTGGGAGGCGCCGACGCGCGACGGGATCCCGGCCAGCGATGAGGAGGGGCAGAGCATCTCCTGGCCGCTTGAGTCGGGAATGCGGTTCCACGAGAGCGGCCTCTACGCCCACGCAAACTCCAGCTATGTCTTCAAGCTCGACGGCAACTGGACGCGGTTCTCGAGCGGCTACGGGCTTCAGAATAACAACAAGGGATCAGTTGTCTTTGTCGTCAAGTGCGACGGCTTCGAATGCTTCCGCTCCGAGCTGATCGAGGACTGGGTCGAACGGCACATCGACATCGACCTCACCGGCGTCGGAGAGCTCGAGCTCATCGTTGAGGACGGTGACAACGGCGGGTGGGGTGATTGCGGCGTCTGGTTTTCGCCCATGCTTACACGTTTGGATCGTGATGGCTCGGACGGGAGGATAAAGCAGACACGGCTTGTTCAAGAGGATCCTCCCGCCCATCAATACGTTCACATCGTCTACTTCAATCCGGCCGGGCGCAAATGCCCGCCAGGATACTACAAGCGGCTCGAACGTGTGATGACCGAGATCCAAACATGGTATCGCGATGAGATGGAGCGGAATGGCTTCGGACCGATGACGTTCGCGCTGGAGCGTGATATCGGAGGCCGGATGGTGATCCACGTCGTCACCGGCACGAAACCCTATGTCTATGGCGAGGAGATCAGCGCCAAGGAGATCTTCGACGACTGGGTCAAGCCGCAACTGCTTGAGCAAGGCCTCGACGTCGAGCAGGAACACATCATTGTGTTCCAGAACAGCTGCTTCGAAACCGTCAGCGACGATGTCTGGTGCATCCACAGTTGGGCGCCGTATTGGGGTGGTGGCTGCCGGACGGATGGTGTTGCCTGGGTCATCGATTTCACGTTGTTTGACCCGCTCAATCTGGCAAGGGAGAAGCCGTTCGTCTATACCGGTGATCGTCGGTACGGGCCGTTGAACCGGTTCATCGTGTCCCATATGGGCGGCGTGGCGCACGAGTTCGGCCATGCACTCGGCCTGCCGCACAACGACCAGACCGAGGAGCAGTTGGCGAAGCTTGGCTACGCGCTCATGGGCAGCGGCAACTATCACTTGTTCGGCGAGCGAGCGGGCCAGGAGAAAGGCGCGTTTCTCTCCAAGGCACACGCGGCCATCCTGTCGTCGCACCCGCTGTTCAAGCGCAATAAGGACGATATCGATGTGAAGGCCGATTTCCGATTTGGGGAGATCACGTTTGTTGCCGGGGAGGGGGAGTACACCGTCCGCGGGCAGGTCGAGGCCGCGCCGCACGCGTATGCGGTCGTTGCCTATCACGACGGTTTGAAGGATCAGATGGATTACGACGCGACGAGTTGGGTGGGCATGGTCGACGAGAACGGCCGCTTCGAGGTGCGTGTCGAGTGCCCTGATCCCGGAGAGTTCGTGTTGCGGCTGCGCTGCTATGCGGTGAACAGCGATCGGGCCGAGCTGGTCTACCGGTTCGCGCTCGACAACTCGCTGACGATCCCCGTCGAGGAGCTCAACCGGCAGTCGTTGTACGAGCTTCACGCCAAGCCGGCCATCATTGCCCAGGATCCCGACGCGTTGCTCGAGGCGATCGAGAAGCTCAAGGGCAAGGACGACATCTATCTGCACCGTGCTCGGGCCTACCACGGCCTCATTACGCGCCCGGCAACCACGCCTCAAGCGCTCAGCGCCGTCGAGGAAACAGTGCGTGAAATCCCGCTCTCGGCGGTGACGTGGGAATCGGCGACGGTCGGCTGGCAAGAACCAGCGCGCGACCGCTTCCCGGATGAGGAGCGGCCGGCGCGGCCGCTCGAGTCCGGCGCGCAGTTCCATGAGACGGGCTTATGGGCTCATTCAAGGTCCAGCTACGTCTACAATCTTGATGGACGATGGAAGCGGTTGACCACCGGCTGCGGGCTCCAGAATCTGGTCGAGGGTTCAGTGGTGTTTGTCATTAAGTGCGATGGTACGGTGCAGTTTCGCTCCGAGAAGGTGACGGATTGGACTGAACGAAAGGCCGACGTCGATCTGACGGACGTCCAGCGGCTCGAGTTGATTGTGGAGGACGGCGGCGATGGCGACTGGGGCGACTGCGCCATCTGGTTTTCTCCGAAGCTGTCACGTTAGAACGAACACCCAGGGAGGTCGTCCCGTGGCACGAGTACGCCATGTGTTGTTGACCGTCGCGGCCTGTGCCGCCCTGATGCTGCTCTCGGGCGCCGCGATGGCGCTCACGACCGAGGAGCCGGCTGGGCCGGCGCGCGAGATGAGAACGCCGCATCAGTACGTCTACGTTGTCTACCTGAACCCGGCCGACCGGGAATGCCTGCCCGGCTATGAGGAGCGGCTCGATGGCGCGCTCACCGCGATCCAGGACTGGTATCGCCGCGAGATGAAGCGCAACGGTTTTGGGGAGATGACCTTCCCGCTCGATCGCGATGAGGACGGCAAGCTCATCGTTCATCTCGTCAACGGCACGCTCACCTACGATCGCGGCAAGGGCGTCTCGACTGACGAGGTCCGCGAGAACCAGGTCAAACCGGCGCTGCTCGAGGAAGGCATCGACATCGACCAGGAACACGTCGTGATTGTCCAGAACGCCAACTACTTCAAGGAGGTCGACGGCGAGACGGAGATCGAGGGCTGGGCGCCGTTCTGCGGCGAGGGCGATCACGGGCACGGCACGGCGTATTGTACCGACTCGAATCACCTCGAGCTGTCGCGGATGCCGGCCACCGGGCTCGGCGGCGTCGCACACGAGCTCGGCCATGCGCTCGGTCTGCCGCACAACAGCGAGACCGCCGCAGAGGCTCAGACGCTCGGTACCGCCCTGATGGGCCGAGGCCAGTACGTGTTCCTGGCCGAGCGCGCCGGGGCGAAGAAGGGCGCGTTCCTGACCAAAGCCCATGCGATCGCACTCTCGTCGCACCCGCTGCTCAAGGGCAACACGAAAGACGTCGACGTCGAGCCCGACTGCCGTTTCAGCGACATCACGTTCGCTCAGGGCAAGGGCGAGTACATCGTGCGCGGGCGCGTCGAGTCGACGCCGGCAGCGTACGCGCTGCTCGCTTACCACGACGACATGGTCGAGGCGATGGACTACGAGGCGACAAGCTGGGTTGCCGACTTCGATGAGGAGGGCCGCTTCGAGGCCCATGTCGGCGAGCTGAAACCGGGTCCGTTCGAGCTGCGGCTTCGCGCTTGCCTGGAAAACGGCGACACGTGCACGCTCGAGTTCCAGTTCGAGATCGACAAGTCGCTCCAGATCCCGATCGCCGAGTTACAGCGCCAGGCGATCTACGAGCTTCACGCCAAGCCCGCCATCGAGGCGCGCGACACGGACGCCCTGCTGGCCGCCATCGGCCAACTCGCCGGCTACAACGACATCCATTACCGCCGGGCCAGGGCCTGGTACCAGCAGATGACCCGGACGAAGCCCGAGCCGGTCACGCTGAGCGTGCTCAAGGACTCGGTCCGCCAGGTACCGCTCTCGACGGTTCAGTGGGAATCGGCCACGGTCGGCTGGGAGGAGCCGGCGCGCGACGGCCTCCCCGGTGGTGCACCGCTCGAGTCGGGCGCGCAGTTCCATGAGACCGGCCTCTACGCGCACGCTCCGTCGAGCTATGTGTTTGATCTCGGCGGCAACTGGAAGCGGTTCACGAGCGGCTATGGCCTGCTCAACATCTGCAAGGGTTCAGTGATCTTTGTTGTCAAGTGCGACGGCGAGGAGCGGTTCCGCTCGGAGCTCGTCGAGGACTGGGTCGAGGGTTGGGTGGACGTCGACCTGACCGGAGTCAAGAAGCTCGAGTTGATCGTCGAGGAGGAATTCGACGCCTGGGCCGACTGCGCCCTCTGGTTCTCGCCGATTGTGACACGCTAACTAGAAGGAGAACACCGACCATGCGTTTTTTGCTTGCACGACGCATCGCGCTCTCTCTTGTCGCGACGCTGATGGCCATGGCCGCCGTTTCGGCCGGCGCCGACACGCCTCCGCCGATCCGACCGCCGCATCAAGCCGTCTACATCGTCTATTTCAACCCCGCCGACCGCGAGTGCTTGCCCCGCTACCAGGAACGTGTCGACCGCGTCATGACCGAGGTGACGGCCTGGTACGCCAAGGAGATGAAGCGCAACGGCTTCGGCGAGAGGACGTTTCCGCTCGAACGCGATGAGGACGGCAAGCTCATCATCCACGTCGTCAACGGCTCGCGCGTGTACGCGGAAGGCGAGGCGATGGGCCACGAGGAGATCCGCGACAAGCAGGTCAAGCCGGTGCTGCTTGGGGAAGGCATCGACATCGACCAGGAACACATAATCATCTTCCAGAACCTCAACTTCGTCACCGAAGGTGAGGGTGAGATCTCGGTTCGCTGCTGGGCGCCGTACTGCGGCGGCGGTGGGACTGAACAAGGCACGGCGTGGGTGACGGACTACGCGCTGCTCGACGTCGAGAACCTGTCGAACACGACGATGATGGTCGATCTCGGCTTCAAAGAGAAGTGGACGCTGAGCCGGTACGTGATCAGCCATCTGGGCGGCGTGGCGCACGAGTTTGGCCACGCCCTTGGCCTCCCTCACAACGCCGAGACGGACGCGCAGCGCGCCGAGCTCGGCACCGCGCTCATGGGCAGCGGCAACTACCACCTGTTCGCCGAGCGCATCAGCGACGACAAGGGGGCGTATCTGACCAAGGCGCACGCGACCATCCTCTCGTCGCACCCGCTGTTCAACCCGAAGCCGGTCGAGTTCGACGGCGAGGTGACCTGTACGTTCCACGACGTGGCGTTTGCAGCGGGCGACGGCGAGTACACGGTGAGCGGCCGGGTCGAGACGACGCCGCGCGCGTACGCGGTCGTGGCCTACCACGACGGGCGCGCCCGCGCGATGGACTACGACGCGACGAGCTGGGTGGCTGGCGTCGATGACGAGGGCCGCTTCGCCGTGCGCGTCGGCGCGCTCACACCCGGGCGCTTCGAGCTGCACGTTGGGTGCTGCCTGGTGAACGGTGAACGGCGCTTTCTGAGCTACGAATTCGACGTGGACCAGGACTTGCAGGTTCCGATCGAGGTGCTCAAGCGACAGACGATCTACGAACTGTACGCGAACCCGGCCATCGACGCGCGCGATGCGGAGGCGATGCACGCCGCCGTGGACAAGCTCAAGGGCGTTGACGACATCCAGTACCGGCGGGCCGTAGCCTACCTGGACCTGATGACGCGCAAGCCGGTCGAGCCGAAGCGGCTCGGCGAGCTTGGCGACAACGTACGCGAGGTGCAGCTCTCGCAGGTCACGTGGGAGTCAGCCGATGTCGGTTGGGACGAGCCGACGCGCGGGTCTGTCCCGGTCAGAGATGAGGACGACAACAGGAAGGATATGCCGCTCGAATCCGGTGAGCGGTTCCACGAGACGGGCCTGTACGCGCACGCCGACTCGCGCTACGTTTTCAACCTCGACGGCGCGTGGAAGTCGTTCACGAGCGGCTACGGGCTCGAGAACCGGTGCCAGGGCTCGGTCGTGTTCGTTATCAAGTGCGACGGCGAGGAGCGATTCCGCTCCGACCTGATCGACGATTGGACCGAGCACCGCGTCGAGATCGACGTCATGGGCGTCAAGCAGCTCGAGCTCATCGCCTCAGACAACGGCGACGGCCATCAGGGCGACTGCGCGATCTGGTTCTCTCCGATCCTGAAGCGCTGAGGCACTTGGGGAGGAAGACGGCTGGCACAGGACCTCCCGCGGGTAGTATAAGACCGGTGCGTGGCCATGCTCTATCAGCGGGGTGATGGGATCGTGCCGGACATGGGGAAGACGCCAGACGACATCCGACGCTCCGTCGAGACACAGCTCGAAGCGGCACGCCGCGGCCTGCTCGACCTGAGCATGCGCAACCGCCTGCTCAACTTCCGGCCGGGCAAGGCGCGCTCGCTGCGCATCGTCGACGAGGTGCCGCGCGAGGTTTACCATCGACTCGTCCTCGACGAGCGGGCCATGGTCTTCCGTCCTAGGCCCGAGTCCGAACCCGAGCCGGCACCGGAACCTGGACCCTCGCCTCAGCCTGATCCCGCGCCGCAGCCCGAGCAGCAGACACCGCCGCCATATGCCGATCCGCAAGCTCATGGCGCTCGCCGGCGGCCTGATCCAGAGGATCAAACCCTGCTTCATGCTCAGCCCGCTGTCGATCGCGCAGTTTCTCGACCCGCGCGTGACCAAGTTCGACGTCGTCGTTTTCGACGAGGCGAGCCAGGTCCATCCCGCCGACGCGCTCGGCGCTATGCTGCGCGCCGGCCAGATCGTCGCCATGGGCGACACGCATCAGCTCCCGCCGACGACGTTCTTTGACTACCTCGTTGACGCGCGTGACGAATACGATGAGGAAGCGGCCACGACGGTGACGGACATTGAGAGCATTCTCCACCTGTGCAAGCGCAGCTTCCCGTCCAAGACGTTGCGCTGGCATTACCGGAGCCGCCACGAGTCCCTGATCGCTGTGTCGAACCAGGAATTCTACGACAACCGCTTGCTCTTCTACCCGTCGCCCATCGACGAGATTGACCGGCTCGGCCTCGCCTTCGTTCACCTGCCCGAGACGCAGTACGACCGCGGCCGCAGCGCGACGAACCGCGAGGAGGCGCGTGCTGTCGTCGCCGCCGCCTTCGATCAGTACCGGCGGTTCCCCGAGCGCAGCGTCGGGATCGGCACCTTCAACATCAAGCAGCAGGAGGCTATACTCGAGGAGGTCGAGCGCCAGCTCCGCGCCCAGCCCGATATGGAACCGTTCTTCGCGCCCAACCGGCACGAGCACTTCTTCGTCAAGAACATCGAGACGATCCAGGGCGACGAGCGCGACACAATCCTCATCAGCATCGGCTACGGGCGCGACAGCGCGGGCAAGCTGACGCACAACTTCGGCCCGCTCAATCACAAGGGCGGCGAGCGCCGCCTCAACGTCCTTATCACCCGTGCACGCGAGCAGTGCATCGTCTTCTCGAACTTCCGCGGCGATGACCTCCGCGTCGATGCCGCGACCCCTGCCGGCGTCGCCGCGCTCAAGGCGTTCCTCGACTTCGCCGAGCACCGCATGCTGCGCCGTACGGCTGAGTCGCCCGACGAGCGCGAAACCCCGTTCCACGACGAGATCAGCGCTTTCCTGCGCGAGCACGGCCACGAAGTGCGCACGCGCGTCGGTTGCGCGGGCTTCCGCGTGGACTTGGGCGTCATCGACGACAGGAACCCCGGCCGGTACCTGCTCGGTGTCGAATGCGACGGGCCCAAGTACCACGGCTCGCATGTCGCGCGCGACCGCGACCGCCTTCGCCGCCAGATCCTCGAGAAGCTCGGATGGCAGATCGACTGCGTCTGGTCCACGGACTGGTACCGTAGCCGCACGGCGTGCGAGCATCGGCTGCTCCAGGCCATTGCCGCCGCGAGACTCGACCCCCCGCGCCCCAAGCCGGAGCGGAAGGCGCCCGAACTGGTCGTCGCCGTGCCCACACCCGCGCCGGTGGTCATCGAGCAGCGTCCGGACGCGAGCCTGCCGCCGACGCGGTCGCTCGAGGATTTTGCCGACGAGTACGTGCGCGCCGACTCGCTTGGCATACCGGCCGGCGGCGACATCAATGACTGCCCGCAGGACCAGCTCGCCGCCGCCGTGCGCACCGTTGTCAACGTCGAGGGGCCGATCCACGTCGACGAGGCCATCCGCCGCATCCGATCGCTCTGGGGCCTGGCGCGTACGGGCGACAAGGCCTACGCGACGATCCTCACCGCGACTTGGGCCGCCGAGGATCGCGGCTGGATCGAGCGCCGCGGCCTATTCCTTTGGCCCGGCGACCAGCGCCCGGTCCCCGTGCGCCGCCGCACCGACGACCCGCCGCCGCGCCTCGATCTGATCTGCGAGCCCGAGATTGCCGAGGCCGTCAAGCGCGTCCTCCAGTTCCAACACGCCACCGTCGCCGACGAGCTCGTGGTGCAGGCCTCGCGCCTCCTTGGCTTCAAGCTCACCGCCCGCACCACGGCCGACCGCATGCACCGCATCGTGGACGAACTGGTCGCCGGCGGCGACCTCGTCACCCTTCCCAACGGCATGCTCGCTTTGCCAGAAGCGTGAACAAGCGTCCCGGCAGGCGCGGAACCTCCTTCGATCAGTCAACGCAGGACCGGACGGCGACGGGCCGGGTGGCGAACGCAAGGGCCACGTTGGTCAGTGTCGTTTGCCGTCGGCTGGCTGTGCATTGAACGAGATCAGGTGAGCTTTCGGCAGGACGTATATGGTGCCGCGCTCGTCTAGCGGCAGGATGATGATCGCACCTTCCGCGTCCACCAGCTCATACACGAAGCCGGGTCTGCTCCCCGATTCAATGCTACCGCGTTCGGTGCCGACGGTTGCATTCCAGTCGCGGATCAAGATCTTCGATCCGGGTCGCTCGGCCACGGGCCGCTGGCGCGCAAGCACCCCATGCATAACGGCTGCGGTGACGAGGAAGATGCCGGCTGCAACAACCAGAAGGAACTGCCTCATTGTCTGACCTCCTCTGAGAGACTCCCGGCTGGGACCGAGCGTCCTGATGAGCCGCACCCGAAGGCGGCGATGGGGATAACGGTGATCATTGCGACAGCCCCGGTTTCGAGACCCATCCTGGCACCGTCCAGACGCAATGCTTCTTGTGGTTCGCTATAGGGTCGAGGATGGTCAAGCCACTCCAGTTGCCCCCCCTGGAGACCGGAGGCCGGATGCCGCCTGTGTGCCTCACTGAGTCTCACCAAGGTCTCCCCTTCGCTACCATCGGCGGCTGGAACCGCCGTGGTTGTCGTGATCAGGAAGGGGGGAAAGAGCAGCAGGACGGAGATCACGAGCGCCGCCGCAGCTACCACGACTCGCGTCGAATCGAGTCTCATACCACCACCTCCCAACAGCCTTTGTCCGAGTCCCGAGCCCCGAGCCCGTGGCAGTGTAACACAGAAGCACACATTGAGGTGCGTGACTTGCCGGATGGTTGAGAAGGGAAGAGCCAGCGATCGGGCTCGAACCGATGACCGCGGCATTACGAATGCCGTGCTCTACCAACTGAGCTACGCTGGCCGCGTGATTCTGCCTTGCAGAATCACGTACGCAGAACCTTCGATTCTTCGGCGCTGGGCGTTGATGCTGGTCGTCGAGACCTGCATCAACGCCTTCGCAGAATCACGCGCTCTGCATCGGCGCTTGTCGGGAAAGAGGTATTAGTCCGAAGGGCCTGGTGTTCCCCCGAAAGGGTCAAGGCCCCTGGAGCCAGAGGCTCCACAGGGGCTGCGACGACCAGGTCAGGCGCCGCAACCCCTCTCATTTATCGGCGCTCTTTTACGCCCCCTGAACCGGTATTGCAAGCGTTATGTGCCCCCGCCCGCAGAAAAACTGGCTGCTGAGTCGCAGCCTCTTTATTGACTGAAGCTCACCAGTTGAATAAGAGTGAATACTCGCGGACAGAATGAAGTCTGTCAGGGGAAAATGTATCATTTGCTTAAAGAAAAGGCTTGCCACTTCTGTACTGGGTTCGTAGGATTCATCCGGCCGCTGTGCGGAGCGGTCGAGTTTGTTCGCTTGGCGTACGCCTGGTGGGTCGCAGGTTGGGAACCTGCCCCCGCAAGTGCTCACTGGATGGTCGCCGGGCGAGAACGCAGCGTTCGGTGCGTGCGGTCCCGCCAGAGTGTCCCCGATGCGCGCCGGCACAACTGAAAGGGGACGGCCATGCTTCCAAGACTCTTGTTCCTCGTCCTGTCCACTGCCCTGCTCACATGTCTCGCGGCGCAGTCGCCAGCCGCCGAAACCGACGCGCTCGAGGCGTACGCGCGCGGCGACTATGCGGGCGTCGTCAAGCTCGTCGAGAAATCGGTCCGGGACGGCTCGGCCGGCATCCAGGAGCACTTGCTGCTCGCGCGCGCGTACCTGCACCTCGACCGGAACAACGACGCGCTCGGCGTGCTGCGCACCGTGATCGAGCGTGACCACGAGAACCCGGACGCGAACGCGCTCATCGGCCAGATGCTCTACGAGGCGGGCAAGGCCAAAGAGGCGCTCGCGTACCTCGAGACCGCCCACCGGCTCAAGCAGGACGCCGTCACATCGAGCTTGCTGGGCAAGTGCCATTACGCGCTCGGCGATGCGCAGAAGGCCAAGATGTATCTCGAGCAGGCGCTCGCGCTCGACGTGCGCGACCCGTCGAACAGCTATCTGCTCGGGACGATCTGCCTCGATAGCGGCTCGGGCGCGCTGGCGGAGAAGTATCTGCTCCAGTCCGAGGAGGCGGGCACCGAGTCGGCCGAGCTGCACCGGCTGCTGGGCCGCGCCTACATGGAGCAGTACAAGTTCGTTGGACCGGTGCTCGTGCGCCGCATTCCGGGCAGTCCGAAGCCGGGCGAAGTCGTCGATGGCCACGTCGTGCTCGCGCCGCTCGAGGGCGTGACCGATCAGTACAAGGTCTGCACGCGTTACTCGGCGCTCTATGAGGGGATCCGGCTACTCGAAGCGTTGCCTGATGATCCTGACGGGCTCTACATGGCCGCCTCGGGCTGGCTCGCTGCGGGCGATGCGGCGCGCGCCAACGACTCTCTCAGGCAACTGTCGAGGCACGAACCGCGAAGTCGCCGAACGCTCGACCTCACGGCCCGTGCCCTGATCGTCGCCGGCGACGTCGGCGCGCTCATTGAGGTGATCGAACGCGGCGAGAAAGCCAAGGTGTTCGACGCGCACGAGGCCGCCCAGCTCTACTACCGCGGCGCGGTCGTGCTGCTCGCACGGGGCGAGCGGACCGAGTGCCTCAAGATGCTCGAAGCGGCCGACAAGCGCCAACCGGCGTCGGCTGCCGTCTTGCGAGCGCTCGCCGAGCTGAGCGTCACCATGGGCCGCGACAAGCAGGCGCGCGGCTACTACGCCCGCCTCGTCGAGCTGTTCCCCGACGCGTCCGACATCGACGGGCTGCGCAACGCCCTGCAGGTCCTCGAAGAGAAGACGGGAGGTGCACAATGAAACCGGCTCTTGTTCTCGTGTTCGCCGCGGTTGTCGCCGCCTGTCTTGTCATGTCTGCCGACGGCTCGACCATTGGCGAGTTGGAGCAGCAGGTGCGGGAGAACCCGGCCTCGCTCGAGGCGAAGGAAGCGCTCGCCGAGGCGTACCTCGTCGAGTGCGAACTGGAGAAGTCGCTCAGCCTGTGGCGCGACGTCCTACGCGTCGCGCCCGACCATGCGCGTGCGAAGTGCGTTGTGGACCGGCTCACGGCGCAGGCGCTCGATCTCGACAGCCATCTCGATGTGCTCGACCGGCTCATCGAGCAGGGCATTGTGCAAGGCACGAAAGACCTCCTCGACGCCGCCGCCGAACGTGCCGCGACCGACGAGCAGAAGGCGCGCATCATGTTCCTGCGCGGAGCGCTCATGATGCGCACCGGCGACGAAGCGGGCGCGCGTGCGAGCTACCAGACCGCCGCGCGCCTTTATCCGGGCGCGGTGTGGGGTGGGCGGTCGGCCATCGCGCTCGCCCGCGCCGACGCGCGTGTGGGCCGCAAGACCGAGGCGCGCCGCAGCTTGACTGCGCTCATTGATGCAACGCCCGCCGGGCACGTCGCCGTGATCGAGGAAGCGCGGTTCGAGCTCGTGATGGTTGACCTGAGCGACCTGACGCCCGACGAGCGCGTCGCCGCGCTGCGTTCGGTGCTCACGGAGATCACCACCGATGAGGTGAAGCGCCGCGCGCTCAGCGAGCTGATCGCCGTGGTCACCGCGGCGCAGGCCCAATGGACGCCCGAGGCCGTCGCCGCCGCCGAAGCCGTGCTGCGGGCCAACGCGCCCGTTGATCAGGCCCAACGGCTGCTCGCCCAGCTCCTCGACGTGGCGCGCACAAGCGACGACGTCGCGACGCTCGACCGCCTGCTCTCGCTGTTCGGTGCGGTGGCGCTCGACGACGTCGGCCTGGCGCGTGAAGCTGCGTTTGTCAGGACTGAGGCGCTGCTCGCCCGCGCCGCAGTGAGCGATACCGTGGCCGACGTGCGCCGGCTCGTTGCCGACGCGCGCTCGACGCTCGACGCGCTTGCCGCCGGGCGCGACGTCTACGCCGATCGCCGCCGTGTGCAGCGCCTGGTCGGGCAGTCGCACCTCGTCGAGGCGCAGAAGCTCATCGTGCTCGAGGCCCGCGCGTCGGCGCGCGCGAGCACCATCGAGGCGCTGCCCGCGCTGCTTGCCGCCAAGGCCCATTATCTCGACCGGCTCTCGGCCGACCCGCAAGAGGGCCTGTGCCGGCTCGAACAGATCGCCCGGCTCCTCGAGCATGTGCAGGAGTGGGAGATGGCCGTGCTCGTCTATCGCGAGATCGCCACGACGTTTCCGCAGCAGGCCGAGGGGCGGGACGCGCTGCTCAAGATGGCCTGGCTGCTCGATCAGCGCCTCGACGCGCCGATGGAGGCGCTCGAGGCCTACGCCGAATACGCGGCGCGCTATCCGGCCGAGCTGCCGTACCGCCAGCTCGACGTGGGCGAGCGGCTGCGGCGCCTCGGCTACGCCAACGTGCTCGATTTCCAGAAACGCAACCGGATCACGCCCGACGGCATTTTCGGCCCGGCCGCGCGCCAGAAGCTCGACGAGCTCGAGGCGAGCTTTGACATGATCGCGGGCCGCAGGTCGCGCGAGTCCGACGTGCTCCGCGGCTCATACGTGCACCCGACGATGTTCGGCATCGCGCAGCGGCTCGAGCAGTCGGGTCGCCATCACGACGCCGTCGTCGCCTACCGGCTCTTCCTCAACCTGTTCCCGACCAAGCGCGAGGCCGACGATGCGCTGATCTCGATCGCCCGCCTCTTCCGCGACAACCTGCTCTTTGCCGAGGC carries:
- a CDS encoding NPCBM/NEW2 domain-containing protein; translation: MARVRHVLLTVAACAALMLLSGAAMALTTEEPAGPAREMRTPHQYVYVVYLNPADRECLPGYEERLDGALTAIQDWYRREMKRNGFGEMTFPLDRDEDGKLIVHLVNGTLTYDRGKGVSTDEVRENQVKPALLEEGIDIDQEHVVIVQNANYFKEVDGETEIEGWAPFCGEGDHGHGTAYCTDSNHLELSRMPATGLGGVAHELGHALGLPHNSETAAEAQTLGTALMGRGQYVFLAERAGAKKGAFLTKAHAIALSSHPLLKGNTKDVDVEPDCRFSDITFAQGKGEYIVRGRVESTPAAYALLAYHDDMVEAMDYEATSWVADFDEEGRFEAHVGELKPGPFELRLRACLENGDTCTLEFQFEIDKSLQIPIAELQRQAIYELHAKPAIEARDTDALLAAIGQLAGYNDIHYRRARAWYQQMTRTKPEPVTLSVLKDSVRQVPLSTVQWESATVGWEEPARDGLPGGAPLESGAQFHETGLYAHAPSSYVFDLGGNWKRFTSGYGLLNICKGSVIFVVKCDGEERFRSELVEDWVEGWVDVDLTGVKKLELIVEEEFDAWADCALWFSPIVTR
- a CDS encoding NPCBM/NEW2 domain-containing protein, with translation MRYILAVSLIVVECAVALLTSGCTSVTGNGPAPAEAGVRTPHQYVHIIYLNPADRECLPDYHKRIDALMTEVQGWYRDEMVRNGFEPMTFPLERDADGNLIIHVIQGTKSYAWREEVSTTEIRENQVKRPMLAKGIDIDQEHIIIFQNATFPSEPGYKRSYRCWVPYCGGGNHQHGTAYVHDYPGMDIVNTPTIGMGGGVAHEFGHALGLPHNRETDEQRAQLGHALMGNGNERFSAPRIGEGKGAFLSKAHATALSSHPLFRRDTTDIDVKPEVRFSDIAFTRGEGEYIVSGHVESSPAPYAVLAYHDDKAIGMDYEATSWVADFDKDGRFEVHVGQLKPGPFELRLRAYMVNGDHRQLGYGFEIGPSLEIPIAELNRQTLYELYAKPAITARDTGALLTAIEKLAGVYDIYYRRARAYYDQLTRPRPEPKRLADLPDSVSQVPLSSVSWESATVGWEAPTRDGIPASDEEGQSISWPLESGMRFHESGLYAHANSSYVFKLDGNWTRFSSGYGLQNNNKGSVVFVVKCDGFECFRSELIEDWVERHIDIDLTGVGELELIVEDGDNGGWGDCGVWFSPMLTRLDRDGSDGRIKQTRLVQEDPPAHQYVHIVYFNPAGRKCPPGYYKRLERVMTEIQTWYRDEMERNGFGPMTFALERDIGGRMVIHVVTGTKPYVYGEEISAKEIFDDWVKPQLLEQGLDVEQEHIIVFQNSCFETVSDDVWCIHSWAPYWGGGCRTDGVAWVIDFTLFDPLNLAREKPFVYTGDRRYGPLNRFIVSHMGGVAHEFGHALGLPHNDQTEEQLAKLGYALMGSGNYHLFGERAGQEKGAFLSKAHAAILSSHPLFKRNKDDIDVKADFRFGEITFVAGEGEYTVRGQVEAAPHAYAVVAYHDGLKDQMDYDATSWVGMVDENGRFEVRVECPDPGEFVLRLRCYAVNSDRAELVYRFALDNSLTIPVEELNRQSLYELHAKPAIIAQDPDALLEAIEKLKGKDDIYLHRARAYHGLITRPATTPQALSAVEETVREIPLSAVTWESATVGWQEPARDRFPDEERPARPLESGAQFHETGLWAHSRSSYVYNLDGRWKRLTTGCGLQNLVEGSVVFVIKCDGTVQFRSEKVTDWTERKADVDLTDVQRLELIVEDGGDGDWGDCAIWFSPKLSR